The genomic DNA CACGCCATGAGTCGATCGAATGCCGAATCCAGACCTGATCCCTGGCGCTCCCCGGTCATCGTCGCGCAGATCCCCGACACCGGCCTGCATCGCAAGCTCGAGGCCTCGGCCGCCGAGCGGCAGGCCATCGCCGAGGTCGGCGGCCTGCGGGAGGTCCTGTCCGCCCACGCCGACCTCGACATTGTGCCCAGGAGCGGCGGCCGGGTTCAGGTGACCGGCACCATCAGGGCCAGGGTCGGCCAGACCTGCGTGGTCACGCTGGATCCGATGGAGAGCGAGATCGAGGAGGACGTGGACCTGATGTTCGCGCCCGAGGCCGAGGTGCGCCGCATGGCCGACCTGATCGAGGAGGGGCAGGACGACGAGGAGCCGCCGGAGGTGATCGATCCGCCGGAACCGATCGTCAACGGCATGATCGATCTTGGCCGGATCGCCACCGACGCGCTGTTCCTGGCGGTCGACCCCTATCCGCGCAAGGAGGGCGCCGTGTTCGAGGCGGAGGTCACCGCGCCTGATCCGGAGGACCATCCCTTCGCCGCGTTGAAGGCGCTGCAGGACAACAAGAAGGGCGAATAGCCGGCCCTTCCCCCTGGGATAGCCTTGCAACGGTGCACGAGGCATCTGCCTGGATGGTTTCAAAAAGCCCTTTATCTGACTGATTTCAATGTATTTCTTGCAAATTCCGGGGTCCGCCCCCGGATCGCCCGGGATGCAAAAGCCTGGGGGCAAGAGGTTGTTTCGGGATAACAAAACGCTATTGTCGCGCCCCGGTCGGGGCGCGGCGTGGCGCCTGACCGGTCGCCATGTCCATGGCGAACTCATTCTGCGGCCCGCTCGCGCAAGACCGCACCAGATCAGGTTTTCCAGGACTTTTATGCCAAGCAAGGTTCGTATTGCGCTTGACGCCATGGGGGGCGA from Bradyrhizobium sp. CCBAU 53351 includes the following:
- a CDS encoding DUF177 domain-containing protein yields the protein MSRSNAESRPDPWRSPVIVAQIPDTGLHRKLEASAAERQAIAEVGGLREVLSAHADLDIVPRSGGRVQVTGTIRARVGQTCVVTLDPMESEIEEDVDLMFAPEAEVRRMADLIEEGQDDEEPPEVIDPPEPIVNGMIDLGRIATDALFLAVDPYPRKEGAVFEAEVTAPDPEDHPFAALKALQDNKKGE